CCTGCCCGAGGGATACGAATCCATCGGGCAGGCCCTTGACTCGTGGCGCGAGTTCACCGATGTCCACTGGGCCCGCTTCGCCGACGGTGAGACCGACTTCGAGGGGCAGCGCCGCGACCGGGTCCGGTCCTTTCTGCGTACGGAGCTGAGCGACACGGACGCGGACGCCTGGTTCGACCGGCACGTCGCCCACTACGAGGCCGCCTGGTCCCTCTTCCCCGACACCGTGCCCGTACTTGACCTGCTCGCGGACGAGTACCGCCATGCCGTGCTGTCGAATTCCAGCATCCACAACCAGGACCGCAAGCTCCGTGTCCTCGGCGTGCGCGACCGGTTTGAGGCCGTCGTCTGCGCCGTCGAACTCGGGGTCTCCAAGCCCGACCCCGGCGCCTTTCACGCGGCCTGCGACACGATCGGCCTCGCGCCGCAGGACGTGGCGTATGTCGGGGATCACCCCGAAATAGACGCCCGTGGTGCCGTCGCCGCCGGACTGGCCGGCATCTGGCTGGACCGCACCGGCCTCGGAGGGCACCCCGAGCTCACTCGTATCACCGGCCTTGACCAGCTCCCAGGCCTGCTGCGCGGCGATACCCGTTTTGGAGCGCCGGACACCTTCAGGTAATGTTCTTCCTGCGCCGCCCGGGAGGGCCGAGAGGTCCGGCCGGAAAGCGCAAGCCAAACAAAACCCCCTTCTGGGGGTTGAGTTTTGGTGGGCTATGGTGTAATTGGCAGCACGACGGTTTCTGGTTCCGTTAGTCTAGGTTCGAGTCCTGGTAGCCCAGCTCGCAGAGTTCTTCTGCAAAGCCCCCGTTGTGTAGCGGCCTAGCACGCTGCCCTCTCAAGGCAGTAGCGCCGGTTCGAATCCGGTCGGGGGTACAGATCCATCCCGTTGATCATCAGGGTCGCACCCAATGATCGTGCGGTGACATCACCCGGCTCCGCCGGGTGGGATCGCTAGGGCCCCCGTTGTGTAGCGGCCTAGCACGCCGCCCTCTCAAGGCGGTAGCGCCGGTTCGAATCCGGTCGGGGGTACTGGTCTAAACCATGGGCTATGGTGTAATTGGCAACACGACGGTTTCTGGTTCCGTTGTTCTAGGTTCGAGTCCTGGTAGCCCAGCGCAAGTCGAGAGTATGTCGATCTGCACCACAGCAGGCCCCCGTTGTGTAGCGGCCTAGCACGCCGCCCTCTCAAGGCGGTAGCGCCGGTTCGAATCCGGTCGGGGGTACGCATCGAGGAGGCCCTCCGCACACCGCGGAGGGCCTCCTCGCGTCTGTTGCCTTCCGCCGCCTTCCTCCTGCGGCCGCCTCGGCGGGATACTCCGCGCATGGATGCTGCCGGCGCGGAACCCCTCATACGCACCGCGGAGTTACGCATCACCCGCATCCGCCGGCCGCCGGGACTGAAGATCGAGGGCGTGGTGGACGTCCACACCCACCGCCATCTGCGCACCGCGCTCGAAGCGATCGGGTCGACCGGCGGCGATCTCCAACTCGAGCTCTCGCAGCTGGAGTTCCTGGATCTCGGCGGACTGCGCATGCTGATCGCCTTCGCCCGTACGCGAGATGAGGGCCATCATGTGGAGCTGACCGGGCTCGCCCCGCATCTGCGGAATGTGATCGCGCTGGTCGGCTGGGACGCGACACCCGGCCTTCGGCTGGGAGCCCATCGTGTCAACTGACGCCGTGCGCAGGGGGTTTGTGCACCAGGCCTGTGTGCCGTTCGCCGAGGAGGGGCCGGCAATTCCAGCCCCTCCGGCGATTGAGGAGACGCCCGAAGGGCGTGCCCTTCAGCCCCTTCAGCCCCTTCAGCCCCTTCAGGCGCCGCCCCCGCGGCGCAGCGCCTCGCTCAGGCGCCCCGCCGCGTCGATGACCGCCTGGGCGTGCATCCGGCCCGGGTGGCGCGTCAGGCGCTCGATCGGGCCGGAGACCGAGACCGCCGCGACCACGCGGTTCGACGGGCCCCGCACCGGCGCCGAGACCGAGGCCACGCCCGGCTCGCGCTCGCCGATCGACTGGGCCCAGCCCCGGCGCCGCACTCCGGACAGCGCCGTCGCCGTGAAGCGGGCGCCCTGCAGACCGCGGTGCAGGCGCTCCGGCTCCTCCCAGGCCATCAGGATCTGGGCCGACGAGCCCGCCTTCATCGTGAGCGTGGAGCCGACCGGCACGGTGTCCCGAAGTCCGGACAGCCGTTCCGCCGCGGCCACACAGATCCGCATGTCCCCCTGCCGGCGGTAGAGCTGCGCGCTCTCGCCGGTCACATCGCGCAGATGCGTGAGTACGGGTCCGGCCGTGGCCAGCAGGCGGTCCTCGCCGGCCGCGGCCGCGAGCTCCGCCAGGCGCGGGCCGAGAATGAACCGGCCCTGCATGTCCCTCGCCACCATCCGGTGGTGTTCCAGTGCCACGGCAAGGCGATGTGCCGTGGGTCGTGCGAGCCCTGTCGCCGCGACCAGCCCGGCGAGGGTGGC
The Streptomyces lunaelactis genome window above contains:
- a CDS encoding HAD family hydrolase; this translates as MTIRAVLWDIDDTIFDYTSADRVGMRQHLKAEGLPEGYESIGQALDSWREFTDVHWARFADGETDFEGQRRDRVRSFLRTELSDTDADAWFDRHVAHYEAAWSLFPDTVPVLDLLADEYRHAVLSNSSIHNQDRKLRVLGVRDRFEAVVCAVELGVSKPDPGAFHAACDTIGLAPQDVAYVGDHPEIDARGAVAAGLAGIWLDRTGLGGHPELTRITGLDQLPGLLRGDTRFGAPDTFR
- a CDS encoding STAS domain-containing protein, giving the protein MDAAGAEPLIRTAELRITRIRRPPGLKIEGVVDVHTHRHLRTALEAIGSTGGDLQLELSQLEFLDLGGLRMLIAFARTRDEGHHVELTGLAPHLRNVIALVGWDATPGLRLGAHRVN
- the ndgR gene encoding IclR family transcriptional regulator NdgR, which encodes MDNSSGVGVLDKAALVLSALESGPATLAGLVAATGLARPTAHRLAVALEHHRMVARDMQGRFILGPRLAELAAAAGEDRLLATAGPVLTHLRDVTGESAQLYRRQGDMRICVAAAERLSGLRDTVPVGSTLTMKAGSSAQILMAWEEPERLHRGLQGARFTATALSGVRRRGWAQSIGEREPGVASVSAPVRGPSNRVVAAVSVSGPIERLTRHPGRMHAQAVIDAAGRLSEALRRGGGA